One segment of Acidobacteriota bacterium DNA contains the following:
- the secE gene encoding preprotein translocase subunit SecE gives MGNADSIKAAAGDEPEKESAIGGAISEAGSWPKRAKTFLGEVRAETKRVSWPGWPQIKATTVVVMITVAFFATYFGTLDWIFTQGVRALLELGK, from the coding sequence ATGGGAAACGCGGATTCGATCAAGGCAGCAGCAGGTGATGAGCCGGAGAAAGAATCGGCCATTGGCGGAGCAATCTCCGAGGCCGGTTCGTGGCCTAAACGCGCGAAGACGTTTCTCGGTGAAGTGCGCGCTGAAACAAAACGCGTTTCATGGCCCGGCTGGCCGCAGATCAAGGCGACCACGGTGGTCGTGATGATCACGGTGGCCTTCTTCGCCACTTACTTTGGCACGCTGGATTGGATTTTCACGCAAGGCGTGCGGGCCTTGTTGGAGCTAGGCAAATAG
- the rpmG gene encoding 50S ribosomal protein L33 translates to MRDIITLQCPECKNRNYTTTKNKKKTTTRLEIKKFCRTCKTHTAHKEVR, encoded by the coding sequence ATGCGTGATATCATTACCTTACAGTGTCCCGAGTGCAAGAACAGGAACTATACCACCACCAAGAATAAGAAAAAAACGACTACTCGGTTGGAGATCAAAAAGTTTTGCCGGACTTGCAAGACGCACACGGCGCACAAGGAAGTTCGTTAG